The following are from one region of the Channa argus isolate prfri chromosome 6, Channa argus male v1.0, whole genome shotgun sequence genome:
- the bace2 gene encoding beta-secretase 2 isoform X2 → MDVLILNILVDTGSSNFAVAAAPHPFITHYFNTAVSSTYRSTGRTVTVRYTQGNWEGELGTDHVTIPQGPNGTTIINIAAILSSEGFFLPGVNWQGILGLAYPILARPDSSVEPFFNSVVRQLGIPDIFSLQMCGAGLSASSTADPAGGSLIMGGAEPTLFRGSVWYTPIIEEWYYQVEVLKLEVGNLNLDLDCREYNMDKAIVDSGTTLLRLPVNVFNAVVEAITRSSLEFSSGFWDGTKLACWMKGETPWSFFPKLSIYLRGTNSSQSFRVTILPQLYIQPITDVDGSMDCFRFGVSSSTNGLVIGATVMEGFYVVFDRAHKRLGFALSNCAVNGGVALSEIAGPFSAADVAANCSGGSPKEPLLWVISYILMAICAVILIILLLLLALPCRRRNHSGEITDESALIRHRIK, encoded by the exons ATGGATGTCTTAATA ttgaaCATCCTGGTGGATACAGGCAGCAGTAACTTTGCCGTGGCTGCGGCTCCACACCCCTTCATTACTCACTATTTCAACACTGCAGT CTCCAGTACATATCGGTCAACTGGTCGAACTGTAACTGTCAGGTATACCCAGGGCAACTGGGAAGGTGAACTGGGTACAGATCATGTCACCATTCCACAAGGCCCAAATGGGACAACCATCATTAACATAGCAGCCATCCTATCATCTGAAGGCTTCTTCCTTCCTGGAGTCAACTGGCAGGGAATCCTTGGACTGGCCTATCCTATACTGGCACGG CCTGACTCATCTGTGGAACCCTTCTTCAACTCTGTGGTGCGACAGCTGGGAATTCCTGACATCTTCTCCCTCCAGATGTGTGGTGCTGGACTGTCAGCCAGCAGCACAGCAGACCCTGCGGGTGGCAGTCTT ATCATGGGAGGGGCTGAACCTACTCTGTTTCGGGGGTCAGTGTGGTACACCCCCATAATAGAGGAGTGGTACTACCAAGTGGAGGTTTTGAAGCTTGAGGTTGGCAACCTTAATCTCGACCTGGACTGTAGAGAG tATAACATGGATAAAGCTATAGTTGACAGTGGGACGACACTTCTGCGACTTCCTGTCAACGTCTTCAATGCGGTGGTTGAAGCCATCACACGCAGTTCCCTG GAGTTTTCTTCAGGGTTTTGGGATGGCACAAAGCTTGCATGCTGGATGAAGGGAGAGACCCCCTGGAGTTTTTTCCCCAAGCTGTCCATCTACCTGAGGGGCACAAATTCCAGCCAGTCCTTCCGTGTCACCATCCTGCCTCAG CTGTACATTCAACCAATCACAGATGTTGATGGCAGTATGGACTGTTTTCGTTTTGGAGTGTCCTCATCAACTAATGGATTGGTGATCGGTGCCACTGTCATGGAAGGCTTCTACGTGGTGTTCGACCGTGCCCACAAGAGACTGGGCTTCGCTCTTAGTAACTGTGCAG TGAATGGTGGAGTGGCCCTGTCAGAGATCGCAGGACCCTTCTCTGCAGCAGACGTTGCAGCCAACTGCTCAGGAGGGTCCCCAAAAGAGCCCCTTCTGTGGGTCATCTCATACATCCTAATGGCAATCTGTGCCGTTATCCTAATCATTCTGTTGCTCCTGCTGGCCCTGCCGTGCCGGCGCAGAAACCACTCCGGGGAGATCACAGACGAGTCTGCACTGATTCGCCACCGCATCAAGTGA
- the bace2 gene encoding beta-secretase 2 isoform X1 has protein sequence MTHSTSVSIWAFSFSLFFGVSECYFSIPLKLYTGKYNVSADVNLTPLRRVASDGNGLSLASDPAGTVNLLDMADNLQGDSGRGYYIEMSVGTPGQKLNILVDTGSSNFAVAAAPHPFITHYFNTAVSSTYRSTGRTVTVRYTQGNWEGELGTDHVTIPQGPNGTTIINIAAILSSEGFFLPGVNWQGILGLAYPILARPDSSVEPFFNSVVRQLGIPDIFSLQMCGAGLSASSTADPAGGSLIMGGAEPTLFRGSVWYTPIIEEWYYQVEVLKLEVGNLNLDLDCREYNMDKAIVDSGTTLLRLPVNVFNAVVEAITRSSLEFSSGFWDGTKLACWMKGETPWSFFPKLSIYLRGTNSSQSFRVTILPQLYIQPITDVDGSMDCFRFGVSSSTNGLVIGATVMEGFYVVFDRAHKRLGFALSNCAVNGGVALSEIAGPFSAADVAANCSGGSPKEPLLWVISYILMAICAVILIILLLLLALPCRRRNHSGEITDESALIRHRIK, from the exons ATGACACACAGTACTTCGGTTTCGATATGggcattttcttttagtttgttcTTCGGCGTGTCGGAGTGTTACTTTTCCATACCACTGAAGTTATACACAGGAAAGTACAATGTATCCGCGGATGTGAATTTGACTCCTCTTCGGCGAGTAGCGTCTGATGGAAACGGCCTCTCTCTGGCCTCTGATCCCGCCGGGACAGTGAACCTTCTGGACATGGCAGATAACTTACAGGGGGACTCTGGAAGAGGCTACTACATAGAAATGTCAGTTGGTACTCCCGGCCAAAAG ttgaaCATCCTGGTGGATACAGGCAGCAGTAACTTTGCCGTGGCTGCGGCTCCACACCCCTTCATTACTCACTATTTCAACACTGCAGT CTCCAGTACATATCGGTCAACTGGTCGAACTGTAACTGTCAGGTATACCCAGGGCAACTGGGAAGGTGAACTGGGTACAGATCATGTCACCATTCCACAAGGCCCAAATGGGACAACCATCATTAACATAGCAGCCATCCTATCATCTGAAGGCTTCTTCCTTCCTGGAGTCAACTGGCAGGGAATCCTTGGACTGGCCTATCCTATACTGGCACGG CCTGACTCATCTGTGGAACCCTTCTTCAACTCTGTGGTGCGACAGCTGGGAATTCCTGACATCTTCTCCCTCCAGATGTGTGGTGCTGGACTGTCAGCCAGCAGCACAGCAGACCCTGCGGGTGGCAGTCTT ATCATGGGAGGGGCTGAACCTACTCTGTTTCGGGGGTCAGTGTGGTACACCCCCATAATAGAGGAGTGGTACTACCAAGTGGAGGTTTTGAAGCTTGAGGTTGGCAACCTTAATCTCGACCTGGACTGTAGAGAG tATAACATGGATAAAGCTATAGTTGACAGTGGGACGACACTTCTGCGACTTCCTGTCAACGTCTTCAATGCGGTGGTTGAAGCCATCACACGCAGTTCCCTG GAGTTTTCTTCAGGGTTTTGGGATGGCACAAAGCTTGCATGCTGGATGAAGGGAGAGACCCCCTGGAGTTTTTTCCCCAAGCTGTCCATCTACCTGAGGGGCACAAATTCCAGCCAGTCCTTCCGTGTCACCATCCTGCCTCAG CTGTACATTCAACCAATCACAGATGTTGATGGCAGTATGGACTGTTTTCGTTTTGGAGTGTCCTCATCAACTAATGGATTGGTGATCGGTGCCACTGTCATGGAAGGCTTCTACGTGGTGTTCGACCGTGCCCACAAGAGACTGGGCTTCGCTCTTAGTAACTGTGCAG TGAATGGTGGAGTGGCCCTGTCAGAGATCGCAGGACCCTTCTCTGCAGCAGACGTTGCAGCCAACTGCTCAGGAGGGTCCCCAAAAGAGCCCCTTCTGTGGGTCATCTCATACATCCTAATGGCAATCTGTGCCGTTATCCTAATCATTCTGTTGCTCCTGCTGGCCCTGCCGTGCCGGCGCAGAAACCACTCCGGGGAGATCACAGACGAGTCTGCACTGATTCGCCACCGCATCAAGTGA